GCCCTCATCGGCCTCGTTGCCGGCTTCCTGTTCTAAAAGAACCACGCGCTTTTAAACCCGTAACCCTTTTTAGATCAGGAGCACCCTATGACTAACGTCAACGCACTTATCGTGGCCGCTGAGGGCCACGAGACGCTGCCGCTGGAGACGACGCCGTCGATCCTCCTGCCGGCCGCGTACGACGTGGTCTGGTCTCTTGTCGTCTTCCTCATCGTTTTCCTGCTCTTCTGGAAGTACGTCCTTCCGAAGTTCCAGGAAGTGCTGGCGGAGCGCGAAGACCGGATCAAGGGCGGCATCGAGCGTGCTGAGGTCGCCCAGAAGGAAGCAAAGGCTGCCCTGGAGAAGAACAACGCCGAACTCGCCGAGGCACGCGCCGAGGCGGCTGAGATCCGCGAGGCCGCGCGCGCACGTGGCAAGGAGATCGAGGCCGAGTCCCGCGCACGCGCCGAGGAAGAGTCCCGCCGCATCATCGAGGCCGGCGAGAAGCAGCTGCTTGCATCCCGCGAGCAGGTTGTTTCCGAGCTGCGCAACGAGATGGGACAGAACTCGATCACCCTGGCCGAGCGCCTGCTGGGCACCGAACTGTCGGATTCCACCCGCCGCTCCAACACGATCGACGACTTCCTGTCTGAGCTCGACAACGTGTCGACGAGGAAGTAGGCGAAATGAAGGCAGCTAGTCGCGAAGCACAGACGCACGTTGCAGATCAGCTCGATCAGCTGATCCAGAACTCCGACAACGCCGTCGCCGTTGCCGCGCAGGTCGGCACCGAACTGTTCCTCATCGTGGACCAGCTCGACGCCGAGCGCTCGCTGCGTGTCGCTGTCGCAGACACCTCCCTGGAGGCCTCCCAGCGTGAAGGCATTATCGGGGACGTCTTCGGCGCGAAGGTCGCCGAGCCAACGAAGCAGATCATCACCGCCGCTGCTGCGCAGGAGTGGTCCACT
Above is a genomic segment from Corynebacterium sp. CNCTC7651 containing:
- a CDS encoding F0F1 ATP synthase subunit B, with protein sequence MTNVNALIVAAEGHETLPLETTPSILLPAAYDVVWSLVVFLIVFLLFWKYVLPKFQEVLAEREDRIKGGIERAEVAQKEAKAALEKNNAELAEARAEAAEIREAARARGKEIEAESRARAEEESRRIIEAGEKQLLASREQVVSELRNEMGQNSITLAERLLGTELSDSTRRSNTIDDFLSELDNVSTRK